One Gopherus evgoodei ecotype Sinaloan lineage chromosome 1, rGopEvg1_v1.p, whole genome shotgun sequence genomic window, CGCGAGCTAGTGACAAAGCAAGTCCCTTCTTCAACACCTTCTCCTCCAATCCTGGGTCAGAGCGTGCTGAGTTACAGCCCATCTCGCTCACCTAATACCAGCCCAAAGTTTGCCGCTGGTTGCATGACTGGGTACAGCCCCCAGTTACAGGCTTTGTCAGGCAGCAGCGGTTCTTATAGCACTGCTGTGACCTACTCACCAAACAGCAACTACAGTAAGGTAATAGCCTTGATAACCCAATGTAACAAGTTGGGATTTGCTTATTAGATTGCTTGTATTGTGCCCTACACTGCAGAACCTGATTCTCCAGTAGTTTGCACCTTGTGTATTTATTTACACTTTTTGCACAGCAGATGTAAAATTTTACCGAACAGGAATTCTCCAATCTCCCACTGGTGATAGGATTTTATTCACTTTGCACCACCTGGCGGGTGATGCAGTAGGAATTTAAAGAAACCCAGCAACTGAAACATACTAAAGCCAAATTGGTGTCTAGTTTAGCATTGCAGTAACAAGttggataaatacattaattttgtTTACAAATTGAAACTAATAAGTAGAATTCCAGCTTTACAAAATAACACAATCCTCACTCTATTCCCCACAGGTATCCAGCTTCAGTCCCTCTCCTGGGGGCTCACCGTACCCCACCAGCATTGGACCAGTGGAAAGCAGCGGGCTGAGGTCTCGGTACCGTTCTTCGCCAACTGTGTATAACTCCCCTATTGGCAAAGAAGACTATATGACAGACCTAAAGTCCCTGGACAGCTTCCTTCAAAGTGAAGAAGAGAAGCAACATCGAGTTCAGCTGGGTAAGTAAGTAGCTCTGTTTGGTCTaaaagttgttggtttttttaagtgcATTTGTGGGTTGGTATTCCAGTTCCTCTCGTATAAGTAGACACAGATGTGCCAATCTTAATGAAATGGACTTAAGTCATTTGCACAGTATCCACCCTGTAGAAGGCACAATCCGAAGGCTGATGCAGAACAAGTTAAGTCTTTTACTGAATAGTCTAAGTGAGATGTGAAGCAGAGCTCCATGACTTCTACAGCCCTTTGCAACACGGAAGCCTTGGGGAAGCTTTCCAGAGAATAAAGCCTTGTGGTATAGATAGAAATGTACCGCTGTTGACGCTCTGGAGACAATTCAAGGATGTCTATAAATAACAAACTATATCTGTATAGGACTTACTGGCCTACAGTAAAGAGCCAGGGCCTTCATCTTGACAAGAGGTGTGGCCTGTGGAGAAGGCATCTCTGATCAAGATGCCAAGTAATCTGCAGATGATCTGTGTCCTGAAAAGACACTTTTTATTATTGAGATGACTGTGACTGATGATATTTTACATAGACTGAGTTTGGCATTTGGGTTCATAGCAACTTGTGGATGGCGTCCCTCCAGTCAAAGTGTAAAGGCTCTGACTTGTTATCTGTACAGGAACCTCGCACTGCTTAAAAACTGTTTGGCAATCAACATGGAGTAATTATTTGTTTACTGAATGGATAATTTCAGGGAGTTCAGATTCCAGCTCTCCTTCCAGCAGTCCGAGTCTTTGGAACTACAGCCGTTCCATGGGAGACTATGCACAGATGCTGAGGAAGTTCCAGTACCAGCTGGCCTGCAGGTCCCAAGCCCCATCAGCACACAAAGATGAAGCTGATCTGAGCTCTAAGCAGGCTGCAGAAGAGGTAAATAGAAAACTCAAGGGAATCAGGACGGAAAAAGATACAGTTGTGAATTTTGCAATCTTCTGCAAGGATTTGGATGTGTCTTCCATTCACATTACTGGAAAGAGAGGGGATAAATCCCATAGCATTGAATTGCCTTCAtataatttagaaaaatattttcttgctaCAAATTTATATTCCAAACTTCAATCTGAACTAGTTTGTTGTACATTACCTTCACCAGTAGAGGGCAATTATAGATTTGTTTGGGGTAAAGTGACTTCTGACCAAACACTTCTGGATATATCTGCTGTATAGAATTTTATAGTTTTAGTATTTATTTTGTGAGCAGTGATGGGAAACAGTAAACACAGATTTAACCTTTTCCTGTCTTAATCAATTTCTCACAAACACCTTAATTATGTAGTAATATATAATAATTCTAGATAGAGTAGTTCAGTCTGGAATTCAAAAACTGGTAGTTTGACTGCGTTCTTGGACTTAGTGATGTTGAAAAATCCTCTTTTCTGTCATTTTATACTATGGATAAAGGTGTTTGTAAGAGTAACAATTAACTGCATCTAGTGGATTTCAAGCAGCTGAACGTATATTGAAAATCCTCCTTTGCACTTGTACGTGCTCAGTGGATTTTGTGAGACACATGGAGAAGAGTACCGCACATCTGACTTTAGTGTGGCCAGTAGGAGTAGCTCTTAACTTGCCTGTCTTTTAATTAAATGTTACCTCTTTTCTCTACCTGCACATTGATTTAGTGTAACTTTCCATTAACTTAAACCTTTTCTAGAAATCCTACTAGCTTAGACCAGTTTTATCCGAATACAAATAGCTATAGGTACCAAAATAGTGCATCTGGACTTGGTGTGTTAAACTAACTGGTATATAGTCCTCATGAAATGCCCTGTCAGAGACGAACATTCTAAAACCTAGCTGGGCCTTATGATGGGCACGCTGTAATTAGTATCCGTAAAATGGCTTGGCCTCTAAAAGCCACATTGTGTTCAGCTGGGTTCCTATATCTTTGCAATAAGTCTCTTAAACTACTTAACTTTTTACCTAGGTTTGGTTGAGGGTGATAACGAATCGACAACTACTCAGTCATGTGGACTCATGGACAGCTAAGTTCAGAAATGTAAGTCCTATCATTGTTCTTTAGAGTCTAATATTTGAGTATCCTGTCCTTATTTCTGCGGAACTCAGAACTAGAAAATACCTGAGTACATCATCATTTGCCTCAGCCTTAATGGAACTGAGTTACGGTATAAACTTGGTAGTGTGTAATACTTCCTTAATGATCTTTGATTTGTAACAGAACTCTTGCTTTTTGATCTAATTGTATTATATTAGaatggtgggagaggggagaaatcgAGTTGCCACATGTGTACCTAAGGTTATAGAAAGAACTACAGAGTGTATTTGAAGATTAGCATATGGCTGTGTAACTAGCAACTAACACAAAGCACGCTCACAAAGGGCCATATTAAGTTTACACGTTCAACCTTAACTCGTGCACTTGCTGACTTTTGTGCTATGACATCCTGGAAACTTCAAATTGTAAAGTTCATACCAGTGAAAATGGGTAGACTTGTTTTTCCCTTTTCCGCAACTCAACCCTCTGACTCTGTTTTCctcaaacatttcaaaataactCACCTGGGCTGAACTGAAGCATGGAAAATCCCATCCACAAGGTTAAAATTTTCCAGAAGGTCTGAACAGCTGAAAAGTTAGAATGAAAATCCTGACGTAAGAACTGTTTGTTGTTTCTGCTATTGCTAATGCAGACCTGACTACACTTCAAGGTAAAAGTATTAGGTAATCAAATAACAAACTACTCCAACACACCGCTTGTTGGAGTTCATGGCGCTCCTCAGGCATGTTTGTTTGTTAAGCCAATAATATCCATGAAAAGCTCAAGTGTTCACAAATAATATGTTTCTATCGGCATCCTTCTTCCTTAAAATAGACTGTGGGAATTATGGACATATGCAAGCATAAATTAACTGTTTGTGGATGACTTACTGCTCTTCATTACTCCCCTCACCATCCAAAAAGTCTGTATCATGGTCTAGAAATGTTGTCTAGAACTCACTCATTGAACTCTTTTAATAGTCATTCAAATGCTACCATAACCTGATAGTCTGTTTACTTAATAACTTTGTATATCTCTTCTGCTTCCTTAAATGTTTGTTATTCACCTTTTTTACTTCACAGTCATAACAGTAATTCAGATACTGATTAGGGTATAGTAACACTTCACATAGACTTCCTGTTGCTTCTTATCTTCTTAAttgtctgcctttctctgctcttcTAGTGGATTAACGAGACTATTTTAGTGCCACTTGTGCAAGAGATTGATTCTGTGAGCACTCAGCTGAGAAGAATGGGGTGTCCAGAGTTGCAGATTGGAGGTACTGTATGGAGATACTGTAATAGATTTAGTTCAGTTCTCATTAGTACCTGTGCTCAGGATGAAAACTTCAAGACAGAAAAGGGTGTTCTTTGCAACGTTAAGAACtagaaacaggttttttttatgAGAGAGAGTTTGGAAAATACAGCAACTTCCACACGTTCAGAATTGCAGAAAACACAGGAACCTTGTTACAGCTGTATCAGCGAGAGGACTATGTTCATTCCAGCTGAGCCTCCTGAGGCAAATCCCTTAATAAGACGATAACCTGGTATTTGATCTCTAACTGTTAGACGCTCTTATAGCTGCTAGCCTGGATTCTATCTTCAGTTAAACTAGTGTTTAATCTGAAGTAATTCCACTTATTTGCATTGTTACATCAAACTGAGCGCAGAATTTGGCCTTCtattttgtaggttgcttaagctttaatctctccttaaaacCCACTTCTGCTGTGACACGTATAAGAAATTAACCAACTAATAATGGCTAGATGAAGAGGCAGTTAGGAATCTGCTATATACTTAGTCAAATGGAACACTAGAAAGTTTGTCGTATCCCCTTTTTCCACCAGTATAAGTGTCTTTTGTCTCATAGGATGCAAGGttttcaggacagggactgtcttcctGTATGTGTGGTGCCTAGCATGTTTTGTATGCTATGATGATGTAAATAATACAGGCTCAATCTTTCAGTGAAGTAAACATAGGAGTAAACTTCTCTAGTATCAGAATTTGGTATTTGGCAACATCAGTAATGATGTAGTGTGCCAACTATTCCTAGGACCCAGCTTCTCGGAGTGCAACAGGCAAGCAAGCTGAACAGAATGTGTCACTTCTTTGTAATAGTCGGTTAATGAGCTTCTGAGTAGGTGAGGATGTTCAGTGTTCTGCTATGGCCTTAGATCATATGTGCTGGTGCTCTTTTGTATTGCAGAAGCCAGTATTAGCAGTCTGAAACAAGCCGCTCTTGTTAAAGCTCCACTCATCCCCACACTGAACACTATAGTGCAGTACCTGGACCTTACACCGAACCAGGAATATTTGGTTGAAAGGATCAAAGGTAAATGGTCATCATGCACACTTAAAATGTGCTTCATTACAGTTCTCATGTGTCAAGTGCTAGTGATGTTGAACACTGTCAACAAGACCTTTGAACTTGTGTATTTCCACTACTTGAAAAGCAGCCCTTCCTTCATACCTGCAGAGACCCAAGTATTTGTAATTTTCTACTCTTGTTTAAAGTGACTTGATGTGGGATCTTAATGTAATTTACAATACTCTTA contains:
- the TMEM209 gene encoding transmembrane protein 209 isoform X2, producing the protein MPSDSLMPPTPHAGGMMQGEQSPATSLIDRTIKMRKETEARKVVLAWGLLNVSVAGMIYTEMTGKLISSYYNITYWPLWYTAVQTTPPRELVTKQVPSSTPSPPILGQSVLSYSPSRSPNTSPKFAAGCMTGYSPQLQALSGSSGSYSTAVTYSPNSNYSKVSSFSPSPGGSPYPTSIGPVESSGLRSRYRSSPTVYNSPIGKEDYMTDLKSLDSFLQSEEEKQHRVQLGSSDSSSPSSSPSLWNYSRSMGDYAQMLRKFQYQLACRSQAPSAHKDEADLSSKQAAEEVWLRVITNRQLLSHVDSWTAKFRNWINETILVPLVQEIDSVSTQLRRMGCPELQIGEASISSLKQAALVKAPLIPTLNTIVQYLDLTPNQEYLVERIKELSQGGCMSSFRWNRGGDFKGRKWDTDLPTDSAIIMHVFCTYLDSRLPPHPKYPDGKTFTSQHFIQTPDKPDVSNENVICIHQSTINPPHYELIYQCQVYNLPKGRNNMFHTLLMFLCIIKTKESGMLGRVNLGLSGVNVLWILGD
- the TMEM209 gene encoding transmembrane protein 209 isoform X1, with translation MPSDSLMPPTPHAGGMMQGEQSPATSLIDRTIKMRKETEARKVVLAWGLLNVSVAGMIYTEMTGKLISSYYNITYWPLWYIELALASLFSLNALFDFWRYFKYTVAPTSLVMSPGQQTLLGLQNASVQTTPPRELVTKQVPSSTPSPPILGQSVLSYSPSRSPNTSPKFAAGCMTGYSPQLQALSGSSGSYSTAVTYSPNSNYSKVSSFSPSPGGSPYPTSIGPVESSGLRSRYRSSPTVYNSPIGKEDYMTDLKSLDSFLQSEEEKQHRVQLGSSDSSSPSSSPSLWNYSRSMGDYAQMLRKFQYQLACRSQAPSAHKDEADLSSKQAAEEVWLRVITNRQLLSHVDSWTAKFRNWINETILVPLVQEIDSVSTQLRRMGCPELQIGEASISSLKQAALVKAPLIPTLNTIVQYLDLTPNQEYLVERIKELSQGGCMSSFRWNRGGDFKGRKWDTDLPTDSAIIMHVFCTYLDSRLPPHPKYPDGKTFTSQHFIQTPDKPDVSNENVICIHQSTINPPHYELIYQCQVYNLPKGRNNMFHTLLMFLCIIKTKESGMLGRVNLGLSGVNVLWILGD